The following are encoded together in the Candidatus Bandiella woodruffii genome:
- a CDS encoding transposase — protein MDYRIKKRKMSSAHQIIMVCLDQLVGSEHQYRKFKELFNFGAAEQELKGIESPANYKGYGVLRLFKCLLLQFMEDLSDRELERYLSDSVAAKWFCDFDLTEATPDYSVFSRIRSKIGTNLLSKIFAIFRDQLKSQGYMSEVFTFVDASHLISKANLWEERDEARKQKYEKLNNEVLPKVAHDKQAKIGCKGGSKFWYGYKKNM, from the coding sequence GTGGATTACAGAATAAAGAAGAGAAAAATGTCATCAGCGCATCAAATAATAATGGTATGTTTGGATCAATTGGTTGGTAGTGAGCATCAATATCGCAAATTTAAGGAGCTGTTTAATTTTGGGGCAGCAGAGCAAGAGCTGAAGGGAATTGAATCTCCTGCTAATTATAAGGGATATGGTGTTTTACGTTTATTTAAATGCTTGTTGTTACAGTTTATGGAAGATTTGTCAGATCGTGAACTAGAAAGATATTTGAGTGACAGTGTTGCAGCCAAGTGGTTTTGTGATTTTGATTTAACCGAAGCCACACCTGATTATAGCGTTTTTAGTAGAATCCGCTCAAAGATAGGAACAAATTTGTTATCAAAAATCTTTGCCATTTTTAGAGATCAACTAAAATCTCAAGGATATATGAGCGAGGTATTTACTTTTGTTGATGCAAGTCACTTGATCTCCAAAGCTAATTTATGGGAAGAGCGGGATGAAGCCAGAAAACAAAAATATGAAAAACTTAACAACGAAGTCTTGCCTAAAGTCGCACATGATAAACAAGCCAAAATAGGGTGCAAGGGTGGTAGTAAATTTTGGTATGGCTATAAGAAAAACATGTAA
- a CDS encoding IS1 family transposase, translated as MQKNKLWIWKAYSRELKRVVAWVVGKRNVTTFRKLWKIISRDNCTYYTDDWSVYSEVIPRHQHVVGKQHTLSIESNNSNTRHRIARMTRKTKVVSKSEEVVDLTIKLWVHFEDNNNFLSEQGNFISIFG; from the coding sequence ATTCAAAAAAACAAATTATGGATATGGAAAGCCTATAGTAGGGAGCTCAAGAGAGTTGTTGCCTGGGTGGTTGGTAAGCGTAACGTTACAACCTTTAGAAAATTGTGGAAAATCATAAGTAGAGATAATTGCACTTATTACACAGACGATTGGTCTGTTTATTCAGAGGTTATACCTCGCCATCAACATGTTGTTGGCAAACAACATACACTCTCAATTGAGTCCAATAACTCAAACACAAGGCACAGAATTGCAAGAATGACCAGAAAAACAAAGGTAGTTTCAAAATCTGAAGAAGTTGTCGATCTTACGATTAAGCTCTGGGTACATTTTGAGGATAACAATAATTTCCTAAGTGAGCAGGGCAATTTTATATCTATCTTTGGCTAA